The following are encoded together in the Oncorhynchus kisutch isolate 150728-3 linkage group LG8, Okis_V2, whole genome shotgun sequence genome:
- the LOC109896170 gene encoding ubiquitin-associated domain-containing protein 1-like isoform X4 has product MFVQEEKIFAGKILKIHICTMEGTEWLEEVTEDTTIEKLKEKCLKHYVHGSLEDPKTLTHHKLVHAATERILMETKTVSDENLKDKDVLLLIKKRPPPPPPKMADISAEEKKQDNKAPDKEAILKATAGLSTRHTDRTVTQHNIRDFQTELRKILVSLIEVAQKLLALNPDAVELFKKANAMLDEDDEDRVDETALQQLTEMGFPESRAIKALRLNHMSVTQAMEWLIEHVDDPTVDTPLPGQDTPGAVGATAPPLVHSISASAFRPSLLRTLSQTSTDDAVTGARQDELTEIFKRIRRKREFRPDSRAVIALMEMGFDEKEVVDALRVNNNQQDAACEWLLGDRKPSPEDLDKGIDTNSPLFQAILENPVVQLGLTNPKTLLAFEDMLENPLNSTQWMNDPETGPVMLQISRIFQTLNRT; this is encoded by the exons ATGTTTGTGCAAGAAGAGAAGATATTCGCTGGAAAAATATTAAAAATCCATATTTGTACAATGGAGGGTACGGAGTGGTTGGAAGAAGTTACAGAGGATACCACTATTGAAAAACTCAAAGAGAAGTGCTTGAAacat TATGTACATGGAAGTCTTGAAGACCCCAAAACACTCACACACCACAAACTTGTCCATGCTGCCACAGAGAGGATCCTCATGGAAACAAAAACAGTTTCAGATGAAAATTTAAAAGATAAAG ATGTTCTTCTACTGATAAAGAAGAGACCACCGCCACCCCCTCCGAAAATGGCGGATATATCTGCAGAGGaaaag AAGCAAGATAACAAGGCTCCAGATAAGGAAGCTATCCTGAAGGCCACCGCTGGCCTGTCCACCCGCCACACTGACCGCACTGTCACCCAGCACAACATCAGAGAC TTTCAGACGGAACTTAGGAAAATCCTTGTCTCTCTCATTGAAGTGGCCCAGAAGCTTCTCGCATTGAATCCTGATGCTGTGGAGCTCTTCAAAAAGGCCAATG CCATGCTggatgaggatgatgaggacCGGGTGGATGAGACGGCCCTTCAGCAGCTGACTGAGATGGGTTTCCCTGAGAGCAGAGCCATCAAAGCTCTCAGACTCAATCA CATGTCGGTGACCCAGGCCATGGAGTGGCTTATTGAGCACGTAGATGACCCCACGGTGGACACCCCCCTGCCTGGCCAGGACACCCCAGGAGCAGTAGGGGCCACAGCTCCCCCCCTGGTCCATTCTATCTCGGCCTCCGCCTTCCGTCCCAGCCTCCTCCGCACCCTCTCCCAGACCAGCACAGACGATGCTGTCACCGGAGCCAGGCAGGATGAGCTCACTGAGATCTTCAAGAGAATCCGAAGGAAAAGAGAGTTCAGGCCCGACTCACGG GCAGTCATTGCTTTAATGGAGATGGGTTTCGATGAGAAGGAGGTGGTCGATGCTCTGAGAGTCAACAACAACCAACAGGACGCTGCG TGTGAGTGGCTGCTGGGGGACAGGAAGCCGTCTCCAGAGGACCTGGATAAGGGCATCGACACCAACAGTCCTCTGTTCCAGGCCATCCTGGAGAACCCCGTGGTCCAGCTGGGCCTCACCAACCCCAAAACACTGCTGG CGTTTGAGGACATGTTGGAGAACCCTCTGAACAGCACCCAGTGGATGAATGACCCTGAGACTGGGCCTGTCATGCTGCAGATCTCCAGAATCTTCCAGACACTCAACCGCACGTAG
- the LOC109896170 gene encoding ubiquitin-associated domain-containing protein 1-like isoform X3, producing the protein MFVQEEKIFAGKILKIHICTMEGTEWLEEVTEDTTIEKLKEKCLKHYVHGSLEDPKTLTHHKLVHAATERILMETKTVSDENLKDKDVLLLIKKRPPPPPPKMADISAEEKKKQDNKAPDKEAILKATAGLSTRHTDRTVTQHNIRDFQTELRKILVSLIEVAQKLLALNPDAVELFKKANAMLDEDDEDRVDETALQQLTEMGFPESRAIKALRLNHMSVTQAMEWLIEHVDDPTVDTPLPGQDTPGAVGATAPPLVHSISASAFRPSLLRTLSQTSTDDAVTGARQDELTEIFKRIRRKREFRPDSRAVIALMEMGFDEKEVVDALRVNNNQQDAACEWLLGDRKPSPEDLDKGIDTNSPLFQAILENPVVQLGLTNPKTLLAFEDMLENPLNSTQWMNDPETGPVMLQISRIFQTLNRT; encoded by the exons ATGTTTGTGCAAGAAGAGAAGATATTCGCTGGAAAAATATTAAAAATCCATATTTGTACAATGGAGGGTACGGAGTGGTTGGAAGAAGTTACAGAGGATACCACTATTGAAAAACTCAAAGAGAAGTGCTTGAAacat TATGTACATGGAAGTCTTGAAGACCCCAAAACACTCACACACCACAAACTTGTCCATGCTGCCACAGAGAGGATCCTCATGGAAACAAAAACAGTTTCAGATGAAAATTTAAAAGATAAAG ATGTTCTTCTACTGATAAAGAAGAGACCACCGCCACCCCCTCCGAAAATGGCGGATATATCTGCAGAGGaaaag AAGAAGCAAGATAACAAGGCTCCAGATAAGGAAGCTATCCTGAAGGCCACCGCTGGCCTGTCCACCCGCCACACTGACCGCACTGTCACCCAGCACAACATCAGAGAC TTTCAGACGGAACTTAGGAAAATCCTTGTCTCTCTCATTGAAGTGGCCCAGAAGCTTCTCGCATTGAATCCTGATGCTGTGGAGCTCTTCAAAAAGGCCAATG CCATGCTggatgaggatgatgaggacCGGGTGGATGAGACGGCCCTTCAGCAGCTGACTGAGATGGGTTTCCCTGAGAGCAGAGCCATCAAAGCTCTCAGACTCAATCA CATGTCGGTGACCCAGGCCATGGAGTGGCTTATTGAGCACGTAGATGACCCCACGGTGGACACCCCCCTGCCTGGCCAGGACACCCCAGGAGCAGTAGGGGCCACAGCTCCCCCCCTGGTCCATTCTATCTCGGCCTCCGCCTTCCGTCCCAGCCTCCTCCGCACCCTCTCCCAGACCAGCACAGACGATGCTGTCACCGGAGCCAGGCAGGATGAGCTCACTGAGATCTTCAAGAGAATCCGAAGGAAAAGAGAGTTCAGGCCCGACTCACGG GCAGTCATTGCTTTAATGGAGATGGGTTTCGATGAGAAGGAGGTGGTCGATGCTCTGAGAGTCAACAACAACCAACAGGACGCTGCG TGTGAGTGGCTGCTGGGGGACAGGAAGCCGTCTCCAGAGGACCTGGATAAGGGCATCGACACCAACAGTCCTCTGTTCCAGGCCATCCTGGAGAACCCCGTGGTCCAGCTGGGCCTCACCAACCCCAAAACACTGCTGG CGTTTGAGGACATGTTGGAGAACCCTCTGAACAGCACCCAGTGGATGAATGACCCTGAGACTGGGCCTGTCATGCTGCAGATCTCCAGAATCTTCCAGACACTCAACCGCACGTAG
- the LOC109896170 gene encoding ubiquitin-associated domain-containing protein 1-like isoform X1, translated as MFVQEEKIFAGKILKIHICTMEGTEWLEEVTEDTTIEKLKEKCLKHYVHGSLEDPKTLTHHKLVHAATERILMETKTVSDENLKDKDVLLLIKKRPPPPPPKMADISAEEKKKQDNKAPDKEAILKATAGLSTRHTDRTVTQHNIRDEIPLRSEDLIPTGDLFQTELRKILVSLIEVAQKLLALNPDAVELFKKANAMLDEDDEDRVDETALQQLTEMGFPESRAIKALRLNHMSVTQAMEWLIEHVDDPTVDTPLPGQDTPGAVGATAPPLVHSISASAFRPSLLRTLSQTSTDDAVTGARQDELTEIFKRIRRKREFRPDSRAVIALMEMGFDEKEVVDALRVNNNQQDAACEWLLGDRKPSPEDLDKGIDTNSPLFQAILENPVVQLGLTNPKTLLAFEDMLENPLNSTQWMNDPETGPVMLQISRIFQTLNRT; from the exons ATGTTTGTGCAAGAAGAGAAGATATTCGCTGGAAAAATATTAAAAATCCATATTTGTACAATGGAGGGTACGGAGTGGTTGGAAGAAGTTACAGAGGATACCACTATTGAAAAACTCAAAGAGAAGTGCTTGAAacat TATGTACATGGAAGTCTTGAAGACCCCAAAACACTCACACACCACAAACTTGTCCATGCTGCCACAGAGAGGATCCTCATGGAAACAAAAACAGTTTCAGATGAAAATTTAAAAGATAAAG ATGTTCTTCTACTGATAAAGAAGAGACCACCGCCACCCCCTCCGAAAATGGCGGATATATCTGCAGAGGaaaag AAGAAGCAAGATAACAAGGCTCCAGATAAGGAAGCTATCCTGAAGGCCACCGCTGGCCTGTCCACCCGCCACACTGACCGCACTGTCACCCAGCACAACATCAGAGAC gaaaTCCCATTGAGGTCAGAAGACCTCATTCCCACGGGAGACCTG TTTCAGACGGAACTTAGGAAAATCCTTGTCTCTCTCATTGAAGTGGCCCAGAAGCTTCTCGCATTGAATCCTGATGCTGTGGAGCTCTTCAAAAAGGCCAATG CCATGCTggatgaggatgatgaggacCGGGTGGATGAGACGGCCCTTCAGCAGCTGACTGAGATGGGTTTCCCTGAGAGCAGAGCCATCAAAGCTCTCAGACTCAATCA CATGTCGGTGACCCAGGCCATGGAGTGGCTTATTGAGCACGTAGATGACCCCACGGTGGACACCCCCCTGCCTGGCCAGGACACCCCAGGAGCAGTAGGGGCCACAGCTCCCCCCCTGGTCCATTCTATCTCGGCCTCCGCCTTCCGTCCCAGCCTCCTCCGCACCCTCTCCCAGACCAGCACAGACGATGCTGTCACCGGAGCCAGGCAGGATGAGCTCACTGAGATCTTCAAGAGAATCCGAAGGAAAAGAGAGTTCAGGCCCGACTCACGG GCAGTCATTGCTTTAATGGAGATGGGTTTCGATGAGAAGGAGGTGGTCGATGCTCTGAGAGTCAACAACAACCAACAGGACGCTGCG TGTGAGTGGCTGCTGGGGGACAGGAAGCCGTCTCCAGAGGACCTGGATAAGGGCATCGACACCAACAGTCCTCTGTTCCAGGCCATCCTGGAGAACCCCGTGGTCCAGCTGGGCCTCACCAACCCCAAAACACTGCTGG CGTTTGAGGACATGTTGGAGAACCCTCTGAACAGCACCCAGTGGATGAATGACCCTGAGACTGGGCCTGTCATGCTGCAGATCTCCAGAATCTTCCAGACACTCAACCGCACGTAG
- the LOC109896170 gene encoding ubiquitin-associated domain-containing protein 1-like isoform X2 codes for MFVQEEKIFAGKILKIHICTMEGTEWLEEVTEDTTIEKLKEKCLKHYVHGSLEDPKTLTHHKLVHAATERILMETKTVSDENLKDKDVLLLIKKRPPPPPPKMADISAEEKKQDNKAPDKEAILKATAGLSTRHTDRTVTQHNIRDEIPLRSEDLIPTGDLFQTELRKILVSLIEVAQKLLALNPDAVELFKKANAMLDEDDEDRVDETALQQLTEMGFPESRAIKALRLNHMSVTQAMEWLIEHVDDPTVDTPLPGQDTPGAVGATAPPLVHSISASAFRPSLLRTLSQTSTDDAVTGARQDELTEIFKRIRRKREFRPDSRAVIALMEMGFDEKEVVDALRVNNNQQDAACEWLLGDRKPSPEDLDKGIDTNSPLFQAILENPVVQLGLTNPKTLLAFEDMLENPLNSTQWMNDPETGPVMLQISRIFQTLNRT; via the exons ATGTTTGTGCAAGAAGAGAAGATATTCGCTGGAAAAATATTAAAAATCCATATTTGTACAATGGAGGGTACGGAGTGGTTGGAAGAAGTTACAGAGGATACCACTATTGAAAAACTCAAAGAGAAGTGCTTGAAacat TATGTACATGGAAGTCTTGAAGACCCCAAAACACTCACACACCACAAACTTGTCCATGCTGCCACAGAGAGGATCCTCATGGAAACAAAAACAGTTTCAGATGAAAATTTAAAAGATAAAG ATGTTCTTCTACTGATAAAGAAGAGACCACCGCCACCCCCTCCGAAAATGGCGGATATATCTGCAGAGGaaaag AAGCAAGATAACAAGGCTCCAGATAAGGAAGCTATCCTGAAGGCCACCGCTGGCCTGTCCACCCGCCACACTGACCGCACTGTCACCCAGCACAACATCAGAGAC gaaaTCCCATTGAGGTCAGAAGACCTCATTCCCACGGGAGACCTG TTTCAGACGGAACTTAGGAAAATCCTTGTCTCTCTCATTGAAGTGGCCCAGAAGCTTCTCGCATTGAATCCTGATGCTGTGGAGCTCTTCAAAAAGGCCAATG CCATGCTggatgaggatgatgaggacCGGGTGGATGAGACGGCCCTTCAGCAGCTGACTGAGATGGGTTTCCCTGAGAGCAGAGCCATCAAAGCTCTCAGACTCAATCA CATGTCGGTGACCCAGGCCATGGAGTGGCTTATTGAGCACGTAGATGACCCCACGGTGGACACCCCCCTGCCTGGCCAGGACACCCCAGGAGCAGTAGGGGCCACAGCTCCCCCCCTGGTCCATTCTATCTCGGCCTCCGCCTTCCGTCCCAGCCTCCTCCGCACCCTCTCCCAGACCAGCACAGACGATGCTGTCACCGGAGCCAGGCAGGATGAGCTCACTGAGATCTTCAAGAGAATCCGAAGGAAAAGAGAGTTCAGGCCCGACTCACGG GCAGTCATTGCTTTAATGGAGATGGGTTTCGATGAGAAGGAGGTGGTCGATGCTCTGAGAGTCAACAACAACCAACAGGACGCTGCG TGTGAGTGGCTGCTGGGGGACAGGAAGCCGTCTCCAGAGGACCTGGATAAGGGCATCGACACCAACAGTCCTCTGTTCCAGGCCATCCTGGAGAACCCCGTGGTCCAGCTGGGCCTCACCAACCCCAAAACACTGCTGG CGTTTGAGGACATGTTGGAGAACCCTCTGAACAGCACCCAGTGGATGAATGACCCTGAGACTGGGCCTGTCATGCTGCAGATCTCCAGAATCTTCCAGACACTCAACCGCACGTAG